A single genomic interval of Juglans regia cultivar Chandler chromosome 1, Walnut 2.0, whole genome shotgun sequence harbors:
- the LOC108991976 gene encoding G-type lectin S-receptor-like serine/threonine-protein kinase At4g03230 — MRSKTIIITGSVKHMPPTAISLLYSFLLCSSFLFCAARDTIIFSRLVSDDQEDNLISAGKRFELGFFTPSETSDSRRYVGIWYYGSNPRTVVWVANRDNPLSGDDGVFAIAEDGNLKVLDGSGKPYWSTNLQNSSSMYRTAKLMDTGNLVVSHEEQENHFEILWQSFDYPSDTFLPGMKMDEDLILNSWKSSDDPAPGNFTFRQDQEGENQFIIWKRSLRYWKSGVSGKIISSDEMPTAIFFLLSNFTSVHNDSVPHLTSSLYSDTRLVMTFSGQIQYLKWDTEKIWSSIWSEPRDRCSLYNPCGNFASCNSKNDIMCKCLPGFKPSLPEKWSSGDFSGGCTRKSILCGRNTQSDTFLSLKTMKVGNPDSQFNAKNELACKLECLNTCQCQAYLYEVAEITQRGGTGSSACWIWSEDLNNLQEEHDGGRNIYVRIAISDIESTARNCETCGTYMIPYPLSTGPKCGDPMYFNFHCNISTAQVNFEAQGRNYRVTAIYPETRKFIIQINGADNCGNKNAQDKALQLNESLPFNVISWCNTKPANFSSDLSFEAEDEVEIGWDPPPEPTCSSPADCKDWPNSTCNATRNGKRSCLCNANFIWDSLSLNCTQGGDSKQTDGRSRGKMSLSVIVVIVLTTVFFLITLSSTILYIYFWRRRMANTQENREAPQKSPVFHLYDNERRVKDLIESGRFKENDAKAIDVPFFDLESILAATDNFSNANKLGQGGFGPVYRGKFPGGQEIAVKRLSSGSGQGLEEFKNEVVLIAKLQHRNLVRLLGYCLKGDEKMLLYEYMPNKSLDSFIFDRKLCVLLNWEMRFNIILGIARGLLYLHQDSRLRIIHRDLKTSNILLDEEMNPKISDFGLARIFGAKETAANTNRVVGTYGYMSPEYALDGLFSVKSDVFSFGVVVLEIIGGKRNTGFFQPEQALSLLGYAWHLWKVDKALDLIDQTLLESCNAYEYLKCLNVGLLCVQEDPDDRPTMSNVVFMLGSETATLPNPKQPAFVVRRCPSSKASSSSKPETCSYNGLTVTIEDGR; from the exons atgagatcCAAGACCATCATCATTACTGGCTCTGTAAAACACATGCCGCCTACGGCCATCTCCTTGTTGTATTCATTTTTACTTTGctcatcttttttgttttgcgCCGCAAGAGACACCATAATATTTAGCAGATTGGTAAGCGATGATCAAGAAGATAATCTTATTTCAGCAGGAAAAAGATTTGAGCTCGGGTTTTTTACTCCTAGTGAAACCTCTGACAGTAGAAGATATGTTGGAATATGGTACTACGGTTCGAATCCTCGAACCGTTGTGTGGGTTGCCAATCGAGACAACCCGCTTTCAGGCGATGATGGTGTTTTCGCCATTGCAGAAGATGGAAATCTCAAGGTGTTGGATGGAAGTGGGAAGCCTTACTGGTCGACAAACCTCCAAAATTCATCGTCTATGTACCGAACAGCAAAGCTAATGGATACTGGGAACCTGGTTGTGAGCcatgaagaacaagaaaatcacTTTGAGATTCTCTGGCAGAGTTTTGACTACCCAAGCGATACATTTCTCCCAGGGATGAAAATGGATGAGGATTTAATATTGAATTCATGGAAAAGTTCTGATGATCCAGCACCTGGGAACTTCACTTTCCGGCAAGATCAAGAAGGAGAGAACCAGTTCATCATCTGGAAAAGATCGTTAAGGTACTGGAAAAGTGGAGTTTCAGGGAAGATCATTAGTTCTGATGAGATGCCCACtgctatatttttcttgttatcGAACTTTACCTCGGTCCACAATGATTCTGTGCCACATCTCACATCGTCATTATACAGTGATACCAGGCTGGTAATGACATTCTCGGGCCAAATTCAGTATTTGAAATGGGATACAGAGAAGATTTGGTCATCGATTTGGTCAGAACCAAGGGACAGATGCAGTCTTTATAATCCCTGTGGAAATTTTGCTAGCTGTAACAGTAAGAACGACATTATGTGCAAGTGTTTGCCTGGTTTCAAACCCAGCTTGCCGGAGAAATGGAGCAGTGGAGACTTTTCAGGAGGCTGCACAAGAAAGTCGATATTATGCGGCAGAAATACTCAGAGTGATACATTCTTGAGTTTGAAGACGATGAAAGTTGGAAACCCAGACTCTCAATTTAATGCCAAGAATGAATTGGCATGCAAACTAGAGTGTCTTAATACCTGCCAGTGCCAGGCTTATTTGTATGAAGTAGCTGAGATTACACAACGGGGTGGGACTGGCAGTTCTGCATGCTGGATTTGGTCGGAGGATCTCAACAATCTTCAGGAGGAGCATGACGGTGGCCGTAACATTTATGTACGCATAGCAATTTCTGATATAG AATCAACAGCAAGAAATTGTGAGACTTGTGGCACATATATGATTCCCTATCCCCTTAGCACTGGACCAAAATGTGGTGATCCaatgtactttaattttcaCTGTAACATCTCCACAGCCCAGGTCAACTTTGAGGCACAGGGCAGAAACTACCGAGTAACTGCCATCTATCCAGAAACCCGAAAGTTTATCATCCAAATAAACGGTGCAGACAACTGTGGCAATAAGAACGCACAAGACAAAGCACTACAGCTCAACGAGTCATTACCGTTCAATGTGATCAGCTGGTGCAATACTAAGCCAGCCAACTTTAGTTCTGACTTGTCATTTGAAGCTGAAGATGAAGTTGAGATTGGCTGGGATCCACCACCAGAGCCAACTTGTTCTTCACCTGCAGACTGCAAGGACTGGCCAAATTCAACTTGCAATGCAACTAGGAATGGGAAGAGAAGTTGTCTTTGCAATGCAAACTTTATATGGGATAGCTTGAGCTTGAATTGCACTCAAG GTGGTGATAGCAAGCAAACAGATGGACGTTCAAGAGGAAAGATGTCCTTGTCTGTGATTGTTGTAATTGTTTTAACAACTGTATTTTTCCTAATTACTCTCTCCAGTACTATTCTTTATATCTATTTTTGGAGAAGAAGGATGGCTAATACACAAG AAAACAGGGAAGCTCCTCAGAAAAGTCCAGTGTTTCATTTGTATGATAACGAGAGACGTGTCAAGGACTTGATTGAATCAGGCAGGttcaaagaaaatgatgcaAAGGCCATAGATGTACCGTTTTTCGATTTGGAAAGCATACTAGCTGCTACAGATAACTTCTCAAATGCAAACAAGCTTGGCCAAGGGGGCTTTGGTCCTGTTTACAGG GGAAAATTTCCAGGAGGACAAGAAATTGCTGTAAAGAGGCTCTCGAGTGGTTCTGGGCAAGGTCTAGAAGAATTTAAGAACGAGGTCGTGTTGATTGCCAAACTCCAACATCGGAATCTGGTTAGACTTTTGGGCTATTGTCTCAAAGGAGATGAAAAGATGTTACTCTATGAATATATGCCCAACAAAAGCTTAGACTCCTTCATATTTG ATCGAAAGCTATGTGTGTTGTTGAACTGGGAAATGCGGTTCAATATCATTTTGGGAATTGCTCGAGGGCTTCTATATCTTCATCAAGATTCTAGGTTGAGGATCATTCATAGGGATTTGAAAACCAGCAACATTCTACTAGATGAGGAAATGAACCCCAAAATCTCTGACTTTGGCCTGGCAAGGATTTTCGGAGCCAAAGAAACTGCAGCAAACACGAACAGGGTGGTCGGAACATA TGGCTACATGTCCCCAGAGTATGCATTAGATGGGCTTTTCTCTGTCAAGTCTGATGTTTTTAGCTTCGGTGTAGTTGTGCTTGAGATTATTGGTGGAAAAAGAAACACAGGATTTTTCCAACCTGAACAAGCTTTGAGCCTTCTAGGTTAT GCATGGCATTTGTGGAAAGTAGACAAGGCTCTCGATTTAATTGACCAGACACTCCTTGAAAGCTGCAATGCATATGAATATTTGAAGTGCCTAAATGTTGGGCTATTATGCGTGCAAGAAGATCCAGATGATCGTCCAACCATGTCTAATGTAGTTTTCATGCTTGGCAGTGAGACTGCAActcttccaaaccctaaacagCCAGCTTTTGTTGTTAGGCGATGTCCTTCTAGCAAAGCTTCTTCTTCTAGTAAACCTGAAACGTGCTCTTATAATGGGTTAACAGTCACTATAGAGGATGGGCGATAG